Genomic window (Candidatus Saccharibacteria bacterium oral taxon 488):
AAAAGAAATATGAAAAAACTAGAAAAGATAGATTACTTACAAAAAAACCATTTGTATGAATGGGTAAAAACTCATGCCCAAGTAGAGCGAGAGTTGTCAGATGCTCATGACCTTTTCTGCGAATGCGGACACCTAGCAACTGGGGCTCATGAATCTGGCTGCCGCAAACTCAGAAATAAAATCATGAGCGAGACGATAAAACGGCTATCTCATTTACTGCCTAAAGAGAATGTGAGGCTAGACGGAGATGGTTAGAGAGTTAGGCGATGTTTACAGCCATAGAGTTGTGCCAGTCGGTACTAAGATATGGTTTGAATCAGAAAGACAAGGCTACACGGTTAGAGCGTCTAATACAGCGTTTGCAATTTTGACCAAGCCGTTCAATATCAGCAAAACCGTACTGTACACAATCATCGACTGGGAGCTTGGTATACGCGGTCCTAGCAACCTAATTTTTAACATTGGCGCAGAGACCGATGAGCAGTGCCTAGAGCTATTGGATATGCTCACTAGCGGCGAGATTGAAGTTAGCTCACGACGCTGCGTCGAGCTGAATATTCGAAGAGCAAAAATAAATTATATGAAATTGTGTAGATAAGGAACAGATTATGGCCAAACCACATTTTAGCTCACTAAGAATGGATTGGCGAACACCAAAAGCAGTCTATCAGGTACTTGATTCAGAGTTTCAGTTTGATCATGACCCTTGCCCCGCTAATTGGGACGGCAAGGTCGATGGGCTGACAAGCGATTGGGGGGGTACAAACTACGTCAATCCACCATACGGCAGAGAGCTACCAAAATGGATTGAGAAAGGCTATCGGGAGTGGCGGAAAGGCAAAACAGTTGTATTTCTGATACCAAGCCGAACCGACACGCGCTGGTGGCACGATTATTGCATGAAAGCGACCGAAATCCGCTACATAAAAGGCAGGCTGAAGTTCGACGACCAGCCAAACCCAGCACCATTTCCGAGTGCGATAGTGATTTTTAGAGCTAATAGAGAAACAGTAAATGTCAACTAAACCACTAATTTTGTAGACATAGATAAAGGAGATGTTAATGAAAATCATAGCAGAAAATCCAGCTGAAGAAGCCCTGTTGTGGCGCATTAAAGCCCTGAGCAACGAGTTAGTTAATCAAGATAATCGATGTACTAGCATGCCAGTCTGGACGATCCTAGATAATAACAAAGCCAGCAAAGACTACGGCGCAGTCATGTACTTTACTGGCAAAGCCGCCGAGCAGCACATCAACGAGAACGACCATCATTACGAGAATCCAACGACATGCATTCGTAGCGCTCACGACAACCGAGAGCTGAAAGATGTTATTCACCTACTCATTCTAGCTGGCGGCAATGAAATACCAAGTAACCATTATGGGGTTTTGAGAGATGCGTGATATTAAATTTAGAATCTGGGATAAACGATGCCGCTTATATCTGACATTAGCTGGTGCAGACTGGGGCGGCGTGGAAGATAGAGGTACTTTCTGTAATTTCAAATATGTACACTTGTTCCCGCCAGAAGGCGTTCCAATGCGCAATCCATCGCCACACTACGGAGGATGTCTAAGCTTCAAACTTACAGACAGTGTAGATAACAATCGTTTAGTTTTTGAACAATATACAGGATGTAAAGACAAAAACGGCACAGAGATTTATGAGGGCGACGTCGTAAAAGTTGAGGGAGATGGCGAGATCTACCGAGTGAAGTGGATTCGCAGTGGATTTGGTCTTGAGCCACGATACAATTCGCCACGTTACCCAGTACTAGGCAATGTTGAATTACGTAGAAAAATTGAAGTCATTGGCAATATTCACGAAAATCCTGAATTATTGGAGGAGAAATGAAAACTGCCCCAACAACCATACTTGACGCTTGTTGCGGCGGCCGCATGTTTTACTTTGAAAAAGACCACCCAAACATTCTGTATATTGACCGACGCCGTGAAACTGTCGAGATGAAAGACAGAGACAAGATTAGGACATTAGAAATCAACCCAGACCTAGTCATAGACTTTACAGATATGAGGTTTCCTGATGAGTGCTTTAACTTTGTCGTCTTCGATCCACCTCACCTCATCAACTGCGGCAAGAATAGCTGGCTGGCTAAAAAGTATGGCAAGCTTGATAAAGATACTTGGCGTGAAACACTGAGCAAAGGCTTGAGCGAGTGTCTACGCGTTGTAAAGCCTGGTTGTGTCGTCGCTATGAAGTGGAGCGAGCGCGATATTAAAACAACTGAATTACTAAAAATATTACCTCAAAAACCAGCTTTCGGCGATAAATCTGGAATGACGCGATGGCTGTTTTTTGTGAAAGGAGTAGATGATGAAAATATCTAGCTTTATACGCCAGAAAAAAATCGAGTGGCTGAGGTGGCGGATCAAACGAAATAGAGTTTGGCTTAATTATGCGATGAATACTTATAATCGTATCGCTATAGAGGGTCGCTGGGACTACAGTACCCTACAACTTCTTGAGTGGAGAATAAATCGTTATGATAATAAGATTTTGTTATATAAAGCAAAAATCGTCTACCTAACGGAAGAAGAAATGAGCAAAAGAAATGACGAAGAGTAAATCAAGATCATCTATCCAGTGCGACAAATGCCATAAGTGGATAGGATACGACAAGCATTCTGGCTATAAGCATTTCTGCACTAAGCATGCGAGAGACATTTGTGAGCTTGAAGAAGCGCGCAGGCACGCTATAAGCCTTATCCGAGACGATAGCATGCGAAACTACGAAATGACGCGCCTCATTAGAGATATGTCTTTTGTGGATGTGAGATATGACCCAGAATCTAGTAAATCATTAAGAAAGGGCATTGAAGTGAAGAAAACCATAACAGACCTCCCTACTCCAGAAGAGGCCACCCGAATCTTTGCAACTTTAGATTTAGCGAGCAAACTAGATAACACTGCTATTGCCAAGCTAAGCAGTTCCAAAGGCAAAAACTCCACGCCAAAAATTGGCGAACTGTGCGGGATGGATTTACTACTTGATCTGTCTAATGCACCAGATGAGGCAAAATATGAGCTGTATTTTAAGGCGCGTACCATACTTGAAGAGGTTATGGCTAAACTTGCCAAATAAATTAGCGACAAAAATAACCCTTCTGAATCAGAAGGGTTATCCCAACCAGGCGACGTATTTACAATACGCTTAATCAATTTGATCGCTTATGGCTGTGCAACAGTACTTACGTCTGTAACACTATACTACCATGCTAAGCACAATGGCGCAAGCATTATGGCAATAAAATATCATTATGATATGGGATGTTGGTGTAGAGCTTCGGACGGTTGAAATTCCTGCCGTACCATAGGCGATTGGCTAGAATATCGCTTGCCTGAACCAGATAGTCTAGGGATGAATCGCAAAACTTTATGCTAATTTTGAAGTCGGCAAAGAGTATCGGAGGGTAAAAC
Coding sequences:
- a CDS encoding adenine methyltransferase; the encoded protein is MAKPHFSSLRMDWRTPKAVYQVLDSEFQFDHDPCPANWDGKVDGLTSDWGGTNYVNPPYGRELPKWIEKGYREWRKGKTVVFLIPSRTDTRWWHDYCMKATEIRYIKGRLKFDDQPNPAPFPSAIVIFRANRETVNVN
- a CDS encoding class I SAM-dependent methyltransferase, which produces MKTAPTTILDACCGGRMFYFEKDHPNILYIDRRRETVEMKDRDKIRTLEINPDLVIDFTDMRFPDECFNFVVFDPPHLINCGKNSWLAKKYGKLDKDTWRETLSKGLSECLRVVKPGCVVAMKWSERDIKTTELLKILPQKPAFGDKSGMTRWLFFVKGVDDENI